A genomic window from Pagrus major chromosome 23, Pma_NU_1.0 includes:
- the LOC141018953 gene encoding ubiquitin carboxyl-terminal hydrolase 31-like → MSCKAATKDKKSSFSKKLFRRGSVRSVGSFMSRVLRTLTALSHFGSEVQTEDDKDDGGFSTFKSGSKDVPMDDGDLGSLLSGERIPGVSGLKNHGNTCFMNAILQCLSNTELFAEYLVLEHYKDDEQDEDKPKTNGVLLQKKGPLAKGEVTEQLSGLVRALWTFEYTPQHSRDFKNAVSKNATQFKGNAQHDAQEFLLWLLDRVHEDINTVNPNSRPAIKPPIEEDDQSIEGPSPPLSAGSFVQELFQAQYRSSLTCPHCQKQSNTFDPFLCISLPIPLPHTRPLYVTVVYQGKYSHCMRIGVAVPLNSTVYRLRDAVSRETKIPMDQFVLTEMYYDGFHRSFCDDDDDLDIIQESDSIFAFETPETFKLENIRTKRGSLLANLNHNNLKYGTEISRTPSFMQGAMTPLTASPNKNLGPEKIILLVCNRACSGHQGKRFGLPFVLYMERTVTWDALQKEILEKMRHLLRPGVYIQVGPFSLRVVGVVGITYLLPQDERPLCHPTVDRAYKSCGQGGPPHVKIVVEWDKETKDYLFGHTEEEYIPDAESVYLHREHHHQPQACTLAQCFQLYTKEEQLAPDDAWRCPHCKQLQQGRIKLSLWTLPDVLILHLKRFRQEGDRRVKMQNMVRFPLMGMDMAPHVVKRSQSSWSLPSHWSPWRRPYGLGRNPDDYLYDLYAVCNHHGNMHGGHYTAYCKNSIDGQWYCFDDSEVSPVADDDVCQQTAYILFYQRRTAIPSWSANSSVAGSTSSSLCDHWVNRLPGSRPASLASGASSRRTSLASLAESVEFPGERSEDDGGFSVRPFVRSIQRQSLSSRSSIASPLAFSDSGIKPSWSLSAKLHMRSNSPSRFSLDSRCSPPLERIGEACDDKVSTSCFGSYSRHERYFGSRSPLSMMESNLSDQDNNKRFLDMMYCRAPTPVEKKSTKNEPTENNNQITAIDQNILPTQATPSKEQKRKSSIGGFGSKAESTGSTKSSSKVETEKTCKKRLCSTYKTSASESSSSTPVKGKKASSTKEKSVNAKKSTSTPSGTPSKTKEATHPVETPQHKPCVRSTPQSSASPSPTSKKNSTINEKSSTSSRKKLVERSFSRDSMHTSPVVDSLRGSLVARSPLSKSGESNRPERRLIRSSSSSSSVTSLRSPSISNRDLQRSSKPEEKGLSFFKSALRQRESRRSADLGKSTLLAKKASERTCKQNGQAKDISGDKGKTGDAVSSQTSTETHGGETKSETKTSSKPPSSLSRTLLNVGKSKSSTSEVSLKSPANGKKPLERMASSRKLSSSMQSPARTTQRPQ, encoded by the exons ATGTCTTGCAAAGCCGCAACCAAGGACAAGAAGTCGAGCTTCAGCAAGAAGCTGTTCAGGCGAGGCTCTGTGCGCTCTGTGGGCAGTTTTATGAGCAGAGTCCTCAGGACACTGACAGCGTTATCTCACTTTGGATCTGAAGTTCAAACAGAAGATGACAAAGATGATGGAGGATTTTCCACTTTCAAATCTGGAAGTAAAGATGTGCCCATGGATGATGGGGATCTCGGGAGTTTACTGTCTGGTGAGAGAATTCCTGGAGTGTCAGGTCTCAAAAACCACGGGAACACCTGCTTCATGAATGCAATTCTGCAGTGCCTCAGTAACACTGAACTCTTTGCTGAGTACCTGGTTTTGGAGCATTATAAAGACGACGAGCAGGATGAGGACAAACCAAAGACAAATGGCGTACTTCTGCAGAAGAAGGGTCCTCTGGCAAAAGGAGAAGTTACAGAGCAGCTGTCAGGACTGGTGCGGGCTTTATGGACGTTTGAGTACACCCCCCAGCATAGCAGGGATTTTAAG AATGCTGTGTCAAAAAATGCCACCCAGTTTAAGGGAAACGCTCAGCATGATGCTCAAGAGTTTCTACTGTGGCTGCTTGACAGAGTACACGAGGACATCAACACAGTGAACCCCAACAGCAGGCCCGCTATAAAG CCACCTATTGAAGAAGATGACCAAAGCATAGAGGGGccatctcctcccctctctgctgGGTCGTTTGTACAAGAACTTTTTCAGGCTCAGTACAG GTCTTCCCTCACCTGCCCACATTGCCAAAAGCAGAGCAATACGTTTGATCCCTTCCTTTGCATCTCCTTACCGATCCCACTGCCACACACACG gccCCTGTATGTGACAGTGGTCTACCAGGGGAAGTACTCTCACTGCATGAGGATCGGTGTCGCTGTTCCCCTCAACAGCACCGTCTATCGCCTCAGAGATGCTGTGTCACGTGAGACCAAGATCCCCATGGACCAG tttgttttgactgaaatgtactATGATGGTTTTCATCGTTCAttctgtgatgatgatgacgatctTGACATCATCCAAGAGAGCGACTCCATATTTGCCTTCGAGACACCAGAGACCTTCAAACTGGAAAACATACGCACAAAAAGAG GAAGTCTTCTGGCAAACCTGAATCATAACAACTTGAAATATGGGACAGAAATCAGCAGGACGCCATCTTTCATGCAGGGGGCAATGACGCCTTTGACTGCATCACCCAATAAAAACCTGGGACCTGAAAAAATTATCCTTCTGGTGTGTAACAGAGCTTGTAGCGGCCACCAAGGAAAGAG GTTCGGACTGCCGTTTGTACTGTACATGGAGCGCACTGTGACCTGGGATGCTCTACAGAAAGAGATCCTGGAGAAAATGCGTCATCTTTTGAGGCCTGGGGTCTACATTCAG GTTGGACCTTTCAGTCTTCGGGTGGTTGGCGTTGTTGGTATCACCTACCTCCTTCCTCAAGATGAGAGACCACTGTGTCACCCAACTGTGGACAG AGCATACAAGTCCTGTGGACAAGGGGGGCCACCACATGTGAAGATTGTGGTCGAGTGGGACAAAGAGACCAAGGACTA TCTGTTTggacacactgaggaggagTACATTCCTGATGCTGAGAGTGTGTATCTGCACAGggaacatcatcatcagccaCAGGCCTGCACTCTCGCTCAGTGCTTCCAGCTTTACACTAAGGAGGAGCAG ctggcCCCAGACGATGCCTGGCGCTGTCCCCACTgcaagcagctgcagcagggccGCATCAAGCTCAGCCTATGGACGCTGCCGGACGTACTCATACTGCATCTCAAGAGATTCAGACAG GAGGGGGATCGGAGGGTGAAGATGCAGAACATGGTGAGGTTCCCGCTGATGGGCATGGACATGGCACCTCATGTGGTGAAGAGAAGCCAGAGCAGCTGGAGTTTACCTTCCCATTGGTCGCCATGGAGACGGCCATATGGCCTGGGAAGAAATCCAGATGACTACCTGTACGACCTGTACGCTGTGTGCAACCACCACGGGAACATGCACGGAGGCCACTACACAG CCTACTGTAAGAACTCCATTGATGGTCAGTGGTACTGCTTTGATGACAGTGAGGTTTCACCAGTAGCTGACGATGACGTGTGTCAGCAGACGGCCTATATACTGTTCTACCAGCGGAGGACAGCTATTCCCTCGTGGTCGGCCAACAGCTCTGTTGCTG GTTCCACCAGTTCATCCCTATGTGACCACTGGGTCAACAGGTTACCTGGCAGTAGGCCTGCTAGCTTGGCCTCTGGGGCCTCATCCAGACGCACTTCTTTGGCATCACTGGCTGAGTCAGTCGAGTTTCCTGGAGAACGCAGTGAAGATGATG GAGGATTCTCTGTCCGCCCTTTTGTGAGAAGCATCCAGCGTCAGAGCTTGTCCTCCAGGTCATCCATCGCTAGCCCTTTAGCCTTCAGCGACAGTGGGATAAAGCCCTCTTGGTCTCTCTCTGCAAAGCTGCACATGCGATCCAACTCGCCCTCACGTTTCTCCCTCGACTCTCGATGTTCTCCTCCTTTGGAGAGGATAGGAGAAGCCTGCGATGACAAGGTGTCCACGTCCTGTTTTGGCAGCTACAGTAGACATGAACGTTACTTTGGCAGCAGGTCTCCCCTGTCTATGATGGAGAGCAACCTGAGTGACCAGGACAACAACAAACGGTTCCTCGACATGATGTACTGCAGGGCTCCCACACCAGTGGAAAAGAAGAGCACCAAAAATGAGCCAACTGAGAACAACAACCAGATTACAGCTATTGACCAAAACATTCTCCCCACTCAAGCTACTCCCTCCAAAGAACAGAAACGTAAGAGCAGTATTGGAGGTTTTGGTTCAAAGGCAGAAAGCACAGGTTCCACAAAGAGTTCCAGCAAAGTGGAGACGGAAAAAACCTGCAAAAAACGTTTGTGCTCGACCTACAAGACCTCCGCTTCTGAATCATCTTCCAGTACACCTGTGAAAGGCAAAAAGGCGAGCAGTACTAAAGAAAAGAGTGTAAATGCCAAGAAAAGCACCTCTACACCAAGTGGCACTCCCTCCAAAACAAAGGAGGCAACTCATCCTGTAGAGACGCCACAACATAAGCCATGTGTCCGCTCCACACCACAGTCCTCAGCTTCTCCCTCGCCAACGTCAAAGAAGAATTCCACTATCAATGAGAAAAGCTCCACGAGCAGCCGGAAGAAGCTGGTAGAAAGGAGCTTCAGCAGAGATTCTATGCACACGAGCCCCGTGGTCGACAGTCTCCGAGGCAGTTTGGTAGCCCGCTCTCCACTGTCGAAGAGTGGGGAAAGCAACCGACCTGAGAGGAGATTAATAaggagctccagcagcagctcctcagtCACTAGCCTGCGCTCACCCAGCATATCAAACAGAGACCTGCAGCGTAGCAGCAAACCTGAGGAAAAAGGCTTGTCTTTCTTCAAGAGTGCCCTCCGACAAAGGGAAAGCCGCCGGTCGGCTGATCTAGGAAAAAGCACCCTGCTTGCCAAAAAAGCCTCAGAGAGGACGTGCAAGCAGAACGGACAGGCCAAGGACATCAGTGGTGATAAGGGAAAAACGGGAGATGCAGTGTCCTCGCAGACATCTACAGAGACTCATGGAGGTGAGACGAAGTCAGAGACAAAGACGTCTTCCAAGCCCCCCAGCTCTCTCAGTCGCACTCTATTGAACGTTGGCAAATCCAAGTCTTCCACTTCCGAAGTAAGTCTCAAGTCTCCCGCAAACGGGAAGAAGCCTCTCGAGAGGATGGCATCTTCCCGAAAGCTGTCATCAAGCATGCAATCTCCTGCACGTACAACACAGAGGCCTCAATGA